AGATGACTGGTGTCCGGTCTGAAAAGATGAAATGATTTGTACAGGAGCATATTTCCTCACCCAGAAGGACTACTCTCTGAGAGAGTCCCACTTCTCTACATGTAAGACTGCTGCAATAGCATGCACTACACTTGAGTGAAATGCATTACAATTGCAATGAGGAAGATATACATCACAAGCCATGCACAGGTACAATTTCTTAACAGCTATTTACAGTGTGCACTTCCTAAAAATTCTAAACAATAGAGGCAGATTTAGGGGAACTAGCCTTAGTTTTGTAAGCCTTAAATAAAAAGCTTCACAATACAAGCTTTACAAAGCCAATTAACATGACAAAGGCAATCAGATTGCTTTAAAGATTGCCTTAAAAGTTTTCAGCTCTTGTCACAAAGTATTTTTACAACAATATCAAACGAAACGAAAAGCCCCATGAAAATTTAACGCAGAGCATGCTAGATGCTGCTGCTTCATAATTGACTTGACAATGCCTGTGCCTCAAAATGTAATCCAAGCACATAAAATATACTGTTGGTACCAGCTGTGAATAAGTAACACAGGCAGTAATATCACTGACTGTCTCATTTATGTTGCACAAAAATTGTCAATTATTTTTCACCACATGCAAATCTCTACGCGTCAACAGCAAACATACCATAGTGAACTAAAGGTGAGCAAAATGCCGCCCAAGTACCTTCTAGGATGGCATTCACTGCCCGTACAAAAGCCTGTTAACATTTCAATATTGCGAATGGCTCTATGTGCCATGTGTGTGATAAAACAACTGGTGAAACGGAAACTGTGAATCCAATGAGCAAACAATGAAATTTTTAAGTACATTGTTAATGCAGCACCTGTGGCACAAATATGAATATGAATAAATGTTCTTGTATGAATAACGAGAGCACAATGAGAAAACCAATCAATTACACACATAGCCAGTAGACGTGGTAGCGGTGCTTTAGCAAGATGCACTGGAAGATAAACAAGAAGAATGTAAGATTATCATGTCATGTAAGATTATCAAAACAAAGTAAGCAAGTGAAAATCTGAAATAAGCATGACTGCCTAGTTAATCCGTCCTTCCCTAATATTCTAGCTATCACATAGAGGCTTATGTGACTTAagagccaattttttttttaattacaagCAATATTCAAGAAGCACTTACACAAATACAAGCTCGTCAGAAGCATTAAATGAACAAGAGACGACTGCTTTCATGGGATTGTTAACATGCAGCTCAAAGATGTAAATAAAGGCCACATCGTTGAACTATGAAAtgggacataaaaaaaaaaaacagcacactaTGCAAAATGAGAGGTCTGTGGCTCAATGATGGCACTATGTAGCGGTAACTAGAGACCAGTATTCACATAAAATGACTTCAAGCCTACAGTGCCTTTTATTGTATTATCATGTAATTTGGTGGTGCATGTTTCTTAGTGTAATGCTTACATTGTTCACAACTTACTCGTTTTTTGTGTTTGGCACACACAATGAATGCATGGTTAGCAGTGCAAGCAGAAATCCGGTACGAGTGCATGTAAACCCTTGTGTAAAATACTGCACATGGCTAATCATTACACAAAGCTCATTCATAAAACTTCCTTCCCCTTGCgggcttctgcagaactgatttccCATATTCAGTGTGGCTACGCTTCGAGTTATCGATTAACTGGCCTTGCCATACAATccgctagcctcctggttagctcagatgataCAGCGACTGCCCTGGAAAGACACTGTTGCCGgatttgaagctttctttctgagaaacccgtgcgggtttctcagaaaggaaacacatatgggtttcctttgcagcttcATGCTACTTTGATGACAATGCTTCCCCTTCATaaaacttcctccaccttgcaagATTCCGCAGAACTGGTTTGCCATAAAGCTCATTGCCCACACAGGACATTAGTAAATCCTAACTTGGAAGATTTTGTGTTCTTCATCTGAAAGGATCAATAATTACACTAAACATATTCCCTTTAAAAAAAAGTACCGACACAAAGAATTTTGTACATCCCTCTTTTCTTGCTTCATTAGATACCACCCAActcttaaagagacactaaagcaATACGCTAAGTCGGTTTATACCATTAAGTATTCTTTAAATCTATTTCCGCTCATTTCACGGTTCTAAGTAGATTCTTAGAAAAGAAAACTAAGCTTAAGATtccattttttcttatttgttgAAACCCTAGCACCAGTATGACAGTGTGACTTCATggatttcaaagcattttctCATATTAGGGCAGTTGAGGCTCAGTAAAAGTTCTAAAAACTTGCTAAGATCTCTCTTTTGCTCccttagaatacaatgtagtcagTTTACCAATAAGAAATTAACTAGGCCCAAGCAGacactgtcaaaatccatgacatcacggcGAGCTGGTGCAAGAACTTCAAGGCAGCGTCGCTACCTGTCTTGTTtgtgcatcttttctggcttaccaagtctCCTCTCACAGCAAGAGTGGTACTCTTGGTATTGTAGAAGGTCAATTTACTAATCCAggtcaaattatttttctccttagtgtctctttaaccctttaactggcaagataagaaagacttgacctagaatggttattattgctttagttcttctttactttgctcaaatacataccaattgaaatattacacggtttctctaaaaactaagcgagatacagtaggtcaaaattattgttcaCCAGGTGGTGAAAGGAAAATGTATGgtccaaaactggtctctggcacttgctatGGCAAGGTCAacgtgtgttcttgagatgtacctttatggagtcaagaaataagagcttgcttaaaaaaggaaaaacaaaaatcgcTTTGGCAAGAAGATGACCCCCGCGTGTGCTAAGATAACGCCAAAGCCTTCAGATTTTGTGACCAACACATGTGCTGCTGCTCACACTCAACATTTTAGTGAATgccactgttgagcaggtacataaaggtaaattgaaaggcacagactaatatttggatttgtctagtttttgtagatgtttttgttaggtcaacaatattgttgagctaccagttACAGGGTTAATCACGGTATGAGGTCTCAATTCCTCGAAGCAGCAAAATGAATTAGACCATCTTTTAATGTGGCTAATTCAAAATGTGTGCCAAATGGAGTGCGGATTCTTGGCGTAGGGTGTGTTCATAAGGGTTCCTCTACACAATTCTGCAACTCTACAACAATTGAAGGTAgtaatgtggtatcacaaactcCTGATGCACGCGCCAGTCAGCTTGTTGCAGTGGTCACAAGCCACGAACGCCTCATACCGCAACTATGGAGTCGACCACTATCTAGTACAGCGAGAAAAGTAAGACAAAAATTATGTGTGGCTCTGCTATCACAAACACTAGAGACCAGCTGAGCAGGGGAAAGCCTAgcaaagtagtggcaaaccacacacttagtctaacttttgctgggcgctcaggatttctttgcgatgttctgcctagtatcgcgatgaattcaaccggccacgttcacgagcctccggatcttcatttcttcgcctacttCACTCTccgcttccctcaatctaaacttgAGTGTTCTCTTCTGcaacgcttggtttcagcttccctagctctcgcttcagtctttcggaagcgacgagggtccagttctctggtcaaaacctgccgagccgccgccagaggcattggCTGCGGTCACGGACAACGGGCGCGTCcggcgtgaacgcggggaaacgcggtcggcgtcggcagcagctcttgcgtcccactaccacctgcctcactcctcctctctacctcacatccgctatgctgcgcgatgctatttttatactctgcttgctttcactctctctcagctctctgtCCCCCAGCTcagcgaagctgcggacgacggaattatcattatagcgaggttctaaaaGCTCTGCTGTAAAAGCTTGTGTCGGTACTTTTTTAAGCCACATAACTGCACCTATCGGTTCATATTGAAGAATACTATACATGAAAGCAGTGGAACCCTGCAAATACTTGAGCAATCATGCCACATATGATTGGATTTTTTGAAACGGTATCATGGGCTCAACTCAGCACTGCTTTCCATTTACAGTGAACATAGAGAAAACAGGAGCACCAAGTATATGTAACACTTCTGACTAATCTCCTGTCTTAATTAAGTTCACACTTAAATTTTGCCGAGAGGTGGCATTTCATGGTGAATATATTTTAATACCGTCTGGGAGCATTACTTGCCTGTTTCACACAGAATAAACGAGTTTGTATCGTTATGACAATGCCAAATGAAAAGTGTGGAATTTGCAGGAATCTGTCTGTCACTATAATGGCAAAACAATGTGTAAACCTTGTTTTGTTCATAGACTATGGCATCGCTCAAACAATAACAGACAGCATCACCATTCCGTTCCCATAAACTAGACACTTGATGTTTGGCACTTATTATGAATGAAACAGGCAAGTGATACACCTAAATGTGGCATTTAAATGCAGCCACTACGAAATGTTACCTTTGGATGAAATTTCAGGGCTAACGAGCCAGCGCATTATCCAGAACAGTCATGGCATACCTATTTACAGAATGTTTTGTAAATACTATGTTTTGCATTCTACATATACTCATGTCATTCTCCACCTCCTTCACTTCCAGATCTCACGTCCCTGTCTCTATCCCTCAACCCTGGGTGCCTGACTGTGGCCGCCACACCTTGGGACCAAGAATATCTGGCAGCATACATCACATCCACTCTGATGTAGGCTGAAAGGGGAGGCCTGGACTGAGGCCTCCTGCTTATCAGTCGTCGCAGAGcaacaataaagttttatctcacATGCTGACCAATGACTGAATTAGTTTCTGCCACCTTGCAAAAACAAGCATTCCCCAATTCTCAATCTTATGTAAGGAGCTACTGACCAGCATAGCAGGCATTTGTTCTGACGGATTTTTTGTTGGACTGCTTTACTATCTTTTTAACTGCATCATCAGTGTATTTTAACATTTTTCTGTGTACACACTCACAAAATGCTGTTTTTTCTGGACTGTAAGGCCTTGCTAAATAACTAGGTAAACAAACACTGTCCAACAAACATGATATGCAATACATATCAACAGCACATCACATCTGACCATGAACCAAATGCTACACTTGAAATATGGTTTATAGAATGTCAAGCTGTTGAAGGAACAGTTGCCACTCTAAACAAAACAAACCCACATTTGTGAACTGTCATGGGTTCAAGCAAACAGCACATTCAAAAACCCTTTACGGTTCAGAAATACAATTAAAAATCATGTGTAATCAGTTTATTGCAGGGTCCTTCGTTTTGGTATTCGAGGGGGAAAATAACTGGATGTTATTTTTGAAGAGGAAAACCGGGGATTTTTCTGGTAACTTTCACAAACCATTAACACAGGCAATGGTCTCCTTTTGGACACAAACATTTTATTTGAACAGTAATGAGAAAGGTAGCTGTTTGCAAGTTACGTTAcgtacacccttgcaattttttcACGATATCACGCGAGCGTCGACTGCACAGCGTGTCAGCAGCCTTGTAGCAGCGAAGAAGGTTGGGATTGGCAACTTTATGTGCAGTCGTGCAAGACGAATTCTAGTTCAAATGTATTATGCTGCGCTGTTTCTTTCAGGAGTGCCCCTCACCGCTACAACTGACACGTTGTGTGGTCGAGGTTTGCATGATATCGtaaaaaattgcaagggtgtatTTATACAATCCCTTGCTGGCAGGCCTTATTTACATTGCGATGCCTCAGTTGTATTCAGATACTAAATGCAGCTACTAAAAGGGTAACAAGCTTTCGCTCAGCAAACCAGCAGGCTCTGAATAGACTATATATGCTAGTTTTTGCTTGAGTGTTGAACAAAAAGGGGGCATATATCATAATCATACACGAATAATATTAACGATATATACTGACCACTTGCTCGCACAAGTCAAGCAGTGTTCACTGGTTTTGTAATGCGGGCATTTATTCCTACCCTTTAAGAATGGCGAAGCTTCAGGGTGAAATTAGGTTTTAACACgattttcattaaacttgttaGGGGTGCAAGAACCtcaaattattgggttttacgcaAAAATGAAGGACCTTAGGTTTTAACACgattttcattaaacttgttaGGGGTGCAAGAACCtcaaattattgggttttacgcaAAAATGAAGGACACTATTTATATGCCTCACAATAGCTAACCAGGAACAGTTTACTTACTCACCTATCAATAACGGCGTCTCCTCGTGAGATAGTCACCTCGGTCTTCAGGCCTTCTGTGCCTTGGCTCCTCATACCTTCTGTCGTATCCATTTTGTCCACGGTGCTTGCTGTGCATGTCTGGGTCTTCTGTGTCACAGCGAAATTCCCTGAAAGATCCTCTGTAGTGGTCAGGTGCTTGAAAGTAGCGATCTTGTCGATCGTAGCGATCTTGTCGATCATGGCGACCTTGTCGATCATGGCGATCTTGACCATGGTAGCGATCGTAGCGTTTGGAATCGTTGACAGGCGGGTAGACTTCAGATCGGTTGTACTCGCGACGAAATGGGGCAGATTCAGGCCCGAATGAACGCTCAGAAGCAAATGACATTGGCCCGTCCATAGCCATCTGAACTCTCGGTGGTCCTTGGACCTGAGGTGTGCAAGATGAGCTCCACATGTCACCAGGATGGTTAAACGTGTAGGCGCTCGCTCTGACGGAATCCATGTACTCGTAGTGCCTTTTCATCATGTTCACGTATGTGTCATCGACAGTTGCATGCGGCCTCCGCTCCATTCTAATCCGTCGGCCGTAGAGCGAAATGCCATCCATGAGTGCTAGGGTGTAGCCGACCGATTCCGGATGGACAAATGTGACGAAAGCGAAGTTCTTGGTCCGGCCAGTGTTATCCTTTGGAATTTTTACGTCTTCCACAGGCCCTGCCTAACAAGCACAAAAAGAAGTACAATGAAAATGTGCAAGCATACATTAAGGAACATTAGTACATACCTGAACAAACAGCTCACGCAGAAGCTCTTCTGTTACCTTAGAATCGAGACTCCCGCAGAAGAGAGTTCGATCTCGCCTATCTATATCCATAGAAGCAAGTAGCGAAATAAACCAACCAAACGACTACGTTAGCGCTCTGATACGAGCTCGCGTCAAGCACAGGACGCTCCGGATGTCGGAATTCGACGTAGGACAATTAGTTCTCGCCGTGCCCCATCCAGATTGAAGTCACAAATAGTCAATAACTGTCCATTCCTGTTCACACATTAATCGAGCAGAATAAATTGCATTAAAATGGCACGAACGTGGGAAAAACTTCCTGCAATTGAATGACTTTAGTTTAAACGCGTACGGAAGCAGAGAAAAGAAGCGGAAGTTTCCGTGTTCTGTTTAACTTGTGAATTTATCTGTAAAAGTAAAGACCACGGGTAAAGACTTTTAAAAAATACCTTTATTCTTTAAGTaatgtatattatatatatttgtTTCTTACTTGTTAACTTTCAAAAATCATCTTAAGATACGTGAATTGCGAAAAGTCAACaatagccgctattctggacattccgccattttcttcgaggcgtgacgtaggcgcgacgcttacaaaatggcgccgatagccccgtttcgctttcgtaacgtgccgcaaatttgacgtttcgcctaagaaactgtaatgtaggcattgaacatagcgtggttgataaagcaaaacagttttcctccccagtgaaaataaagcagctagctcaaagcgtacgattattcgatcaaaatcgtttctcgcttccgtcgtctgcatgcgcgcaggctgtcgtctgcttcattagctaggatgcgtgtcctcgggaaacggaatgagtcatcgtatattggcgcgcacgcgcttgctttctaccttgagacaatatacgcgacctgccagtgatgaactgcgcccgctctaggccgcgttattgctatctcgtgatccgcaagtgactcagcccgactcgtctggctgagaagcggccgaatatcatcgatagcgttgcgcgcgccacaggtatccgcttgagcgacgcaaacgccggcactgtcatctcttgtgcacttcgccgcttactcgcaccgcgagaggaaacttcaaggcgccgtcttgcgtacatttctttttgtaaattaagaagtcaccgttgtcatagcctttgatgacgcgaaaagtcattaatattgattacaacacaaacacaatagtgaaaagtgcgaaatgtcgcagaaagtttgctagtatcaaccaatattatttcaaataaacgtgtttttaatagaaatgatggttcaaaacacaaaggccaacaccacccgagagggatgcaaatgctatgagcacgcgttgtgaacaaaatattttcatggccccaaatgacagggaaaatgcggcgatacgcatgcctctcgactatagtgaactagaagacTTCAACgtcttctagttcactatactctcgactgacactgcatatggccgctcattaccataattcgcgcggctcgtcgcaccacaaattatggcggaaaatctgtgcaatggcagcccagcgcaacgtcacgcaacgtctaattgacgtttacgaaacagcccttcctgtgacgctcttcacgggatattctttcagccaatcaacaactgacatgccggctatcttgaaacgccaccacatattcgcgaaattgcagatgcattccacgggcttctgcacgctaccgtacactttctttttaaagcgctaaagtcgcaatatagatGCTAAGGacctctgattatgaggcacgccgtagtggagggctccggattaattttgatcacctggggttctttaacgcatgcacacgcaagcacacgggcgttttcgaatttcgcctccatcgaaatgcggtccccgcggccgcgattcgatcgcgcgagctcgtactcagcagcgcaaacgccttagctgactgagccacttgcgcttgcagtccggctttgacCCACTCGAaaattacccggttgcaggtgcctagcaaaaccatcgtcggctgctcagccgttggctgctcaaattcaagcgttaaaggtgaacacatgtaactactgccttgcagcaacccttgctgagtcagctgtgcacaagcatcagaggaatggctgccactttcaaaactgtaacaaggcagagaccatccttgaacaaaaagaaaatgaacgtacagtgccacttatcaggcggtgattagctttgtaagggccgacacggaatgattccccaagttatttctttctctagcattgactcaggcaaccagaactatttcagtattCGCATGCACATAtggaggtattatgaaacgaggttctacggcgcgaatttaagcgggataCAGCGAGATACATGcctaatactcgtaaccaactaaccTTCCTTAGCTttttcagcacagatagagataatgcgcagccgtaatatgacggcgatacggccattgttgacaaaaaagcgagaacgtctataactacgtaccacttcaaatgaacctagagtttcgaccgagaaatgccgttgacagcgcgcaaagttatcattttcagcgctagctgcgccgttataccgacgatatcgggtTTTAGCTACGATCACTGAGTTAAAGCGCTAAGTCGCATATAGATGCTAAGGACCACACCAAAAGTAtatcttatatacagggtgtttcagcgaacactttcaaaaattcttaaaggttgcctgcggcagatagcacaattctagttcatgagctggtctactcgaagaggcggacattacttccacaagaaattgaaatgcataatcgaataattaagagaaattcactaattaggtttttaactaattaccagatggcccatattgcaatttacaaattgtagctgtgaagttcgcaaggcggatccacttggaacgaattctcaggatgacaccagtttcgaaatattagttcccgaactttgcagagaaatgcattggcgttccagttaggttcttaacaaaacgtcgctttttgcattgaaacacaaaattaactggaacgccaatgcatttctccgcaaagttcggtaattaatatctctaaactggtgtcatcctgagaattaattctgagtggatccaccttgcgaactccacggctacaatttgtaaattaaaatatggaccatcaggtaattagttaaaaacttatttagcaaatgtttgttaattagtcgattatgcatttcaattttttgtgcaagtaat
The DNA window shown above is from Dermacentor silvarum isolate Dsil-2018 chromosome 1, BIME_Dsil_1.4, whole genome shotgun sequence and carries:
- the LOC119461764 gene encoding RNA-binding protein 7-like; its protein translation is MDIDRRDRTLFCGSLDSKVTEELLRELFVQAGPVEDVKIPKDNTGRTKNFAFVTFVHPESVGYTLALMDGISLYGRRIRMERRPHATVDDTYVNMMKRHYEYMDSVRASAYTFNHPGDMWSSSCTPQVQGPPRVQMAMDGPMSFASERSFGPESAPFRREYNRSEVYPPVNDSKRYDRYHGQDRHDRQGRHDRQDRYDRQDRYFQAPDHYRGSFREFRCDTEDPDMHSKHRGQNGYDRRYEEPRHRRPEDRGDYLTRRRRY